A DNA window from Ovis aries strain OAR_USU_Benz2616 breed Rambouillet chromosome 7, ARS-UI_Ramb_v3.0, whole genome shotgun sequence contains the following coding sequences:
- the GREM1 gene encoding gremlin-1 isoform X1 has translation MSRTAYTVGALLLLLGTLLPAAEGKKKGSQGAIPPPDKAQHNDSEQTQSPQQPGSRNRGRGQGRGTAMPGEEVLESSQEALHVTERKYLKRDWCKTQPLKQTIHEEGCNSRTIINRFCYGQCNSFYIPRHIRKEEGSFQSCSFCKPKKFTTMMVTLNCPELQPPTKKKRVTRVKQCRCISIDLD, from the coding sequence ATGAGCCGCACAGCCTACACTGTGGGAGCCCTGCTTCTCCTCTTGGGGACCCTGTTGCCAGCTGCTGAGGGGAAAAAGAAGGGGTCCCAAGGGGCTATTCCCCCACCAGACAAGGCCCAGCACAATGACTCCGAGCAGACTCAGTCTCCCCAGCAGCCTGGCTCCAGGAaccgggggcggggccaggggcggGGCACTGCCATGCCCGGAGAGGAGGTGCTGGAGTCCAGCCAGGAGGCCCTGCATGTGACAGAGCGCAAATACCTGAAGCGAGACTGGTGCAAAACCCAACCGCTGAAGCAGACCATCCACGAGGAGGGCTGCAACAGCCGCACCATCATCAACCGCTTCTGCTACGGCCAGTGCAACTCCTTCTACATCCCCAGGCACATCCGGAAGGAGGAGGGCTCCTTTCAGTCCTGCTCCTTTTGCAAGCCCAAGAAATTCACCACCATGATGGTCACGCTCAACTGTCCTGAACTCCAGCCACCCACCAAGAAGAAGAGGGTCACGCGTGTCAAGCAGTGTCGTTGTATATCCATCGATTTGGATTAA
- the GREM1 gene encoding gremlin-1 isoform X2 → MSAVSICLSSSMSRTAYTVGALLLLLGTLLPAAEGKKKGSQGAIPPPDKAQHNDSEQTQSPQQPGSRNRGRGQGRGTAMPGEEVLESSQEALHVTERKYLKRDWCKTQPLKQTIHEEGCNSRTIINRFCYGQCNSFYIPRHIRKEEGSFQSCSFCKPKKFTTMMVTLNCPELQPPTKKKRVTRVKQCRCISIDLD, encoded by the coding sequence CATGAGCCGCACAGCCTACACTGTGGGAGCCCTGCTTCTCCTCTTGGGGACCCTGTTGCCAGCTGCTGAGGGGAAAAAGAAGGGGTCCCAAGGGGCTATTCCCCCACCAGACAAGGCCCAGCACAATGACTCCGAGCAGACTCAGTCTCCCCAGCAGCCTGGCTCCAGGAaccgggggcggggccaggggcggGGCACTGCCATGCCCGGAGAGGAGGTGCTGGAGTCCAGCCAGGAGGCCCTGCATGTGACAGAGCGCAAATACCTGAAGCGAGACTGGTGCAAAACCCAACCGCTGAAGCAGACCATCCACGAGGAGGGCTGCAACAGCCGCACCATCATCAACCGCTTCTGCTACGGCCAGTGCAACTCCTTCTACATCCCCAGGCACATCCGGAAGGAGGAGGGCTCCTTTCAGTCCTGCTCCTTTTGCAAGCCCAAGAAATTCACCACCATGATGGTCACGCTCAACTGTCCTGAACTCCAGCCACCCACCAAGAAGAAGAGGGTCACGCGTGTCAAGCAGTGTCGTTGTATATCCATCGATTTGGATTAA